CGGCGTATCGGGTCGCCGGACCGAACGGCGCCAGCGCCGACGCGATCAGCAACGCCTCGGCGAGCAACGACGCCCCGGCCGGGGTGGCACCGTCGACCGGATCACGCGGCCGCGTGATCAACCCGTCCCCCGCGGCATCGAACCAGGTACCGGGCTCGGCCGGATCGGCGAACCGTTCGATCGTGTTGTCCAGCAACGTGAATGCTTCATCTCGCCACGACAGTTCACCGGTGGCCTGATGCAGGGCGAGCAGTGCGGTGACCAGGGCCGCGTGATCGTCGAGCGCAGCCATCGGCCGGCCGACCACGCCACCCAGGGACGAGCGGTGGAGACGCCCGTCGACGATGTGGTTGTCCATCAGCACTCGGGCGCACCACGCGCCCAACTCGACCCAGTCGGGACGGCCCAGCGCAGCACCGGCCTCCACCAACGCCGTGACCACGAGCGCATTCCACCCGGTCACCACCTTGTCGTCGCGAGCGGGTTGCGGTCGCGCGCCCCGCGCGGACAGCAGACGGTCGCGAACCGAGGCGAATCGGACCGGGTCGTCGGGGTCGCGGAGCAGCCGTAACGTCGACGTGCCGTGTTCGAATGTCCCCGCCGTCGTCACTCCGAAAATCTCTGCGGCCCAACGGCCATCATCGTCACCGAGCACCCGCGTCAGCTCGTGCGGCGACCAGACATAGGTCAGGCCCTCGACCCCACTGGTATCGGCGTCGAGTGAGGACGCGAAGCCCCCGGCCACCTGCAGGTCGCGGCGCAGAAAGCCGATCGTCTCCTCGGTGATGCGGAGCGCGAGTGGATCAGAGGTCCGGCGCGCGAGGTGTGCATAGACGCGCAACAGCTGCGCGTTGTCGTAGAGCATCTTCTCGAAATGCGGTACCACCCACTCGTTGTCGACCGCATAGCGTGCGAAACCACCGGCGAGCTGGTCGTAGATACCGCCCCGAGCCATCGCCGAGCACGTGCGTTGCACCGCATCGAGCGCCGTGCGGTCGCCGGTACGCTCCGACGCTCGGATCAACCCCTCCAACAGTGTCGACGGCGGGAACTTCGGCGCACCTCCGAAGCCGCCGGACACGGTGTCCTCGTCGTCGAGGGTCGTCGTGACCGCATGCGCGAGCAGCCGGTCGTCGATCGCCGCATCCGCGAGGGGCAGCGCCGCGGTGTTGGCCTGTAGATGTTCACGGACCTTGGCGCCCATGGCGTCGATCTCGGCACGCCGTTGCGTCCACGCCTCGGTGACGGCAGCCATGATCTGGACGAACGACGGCATGCCGCCCCGGGCCGTCGACGGGAAGTAGGTGCCGCAGTAGAAGGGATCCCCAGACGGTGCGAGGAAGGCGGTCATCGGCCAGCCGCCCTGTCCGGTCATCGCGACCGTGGCGTTCATGTAGACGGCATCGATGTCGGGCCGCTCTTCGCGGTCGACCTTGATGCAGACGAAATCACGGTTCATCACCGCGGCGGTCGCCTCGTCCTCGAAGGACTCGTGCGCCATGACATGGCACCAATGACACGCGGCGTAGCCGATGGACAGCAGGATCGGGACGTCACGACGGCGAGCCTCGGCCATCGCATCCGGACCCCATTCCTGCCAGTGGACCGGATTGCCGGCGTGCTGGCGCAGGTATGGGCTCGTCGATGCGTCGAGGGCGTTGCGGTGCGACGCCGATTCCGGTCCCATCACATCCGGGTCAGGTCTCGGCGGACTTTCGTTCATCGGCCTGCACCTCGTCCGGCGTCCGCGCTGTGCCCGACGTCGCCGGTGCCGCCCCGTCGCGCGGAGGCCCGGAATCGGGAGACACGGAGTCGGTTCCGTCGTCGAACGCCTGATCCGGCTCGGGATGCTCGCTGTCGAAGGTCTTCGGCAGCTTCTTCAGCTGCGAGTTCATCGACCTGATCAGCAGAGCTGTCGCGACCAGGAGCACGATGATGATGAGCAGCCCCAGTGGCGAGGCCTTGCCGAACTCCGGGCCTTCGGGTTCCTGCGCAGCCAGGACCTCCAGTCCGGCCGCGACGGTCATCGGGTTCATGGTTCCTCGATTCCGGCGAACAGATCGGATTCGGGTATCGACGTCTTCACCCGAGTCTTCGCCAACTCGAACTCCTCGGTCGGCCACAGACGCTGCTGCCATTCGAGGGGTACGGCGAAGAACACGCCGTTCGGGTCGATCTGTGTCGCGTGTGCGCGGAGTGCGTCGTCACGCTGGGGAAAGTATTTGCCGCAGTCGACCTGGGTGGTCACCCGTCCCATCAGGTCGCCACGACTCGGGTCGCGCTCCCACCGTTCGAGCCATTCCTTGAACGGGCTCTCCTGGCCGTGGCGCTCGAACTCGTCGGAGAACAAGACCATGCGGTCCTTGATGAAACCGTGCGTGTAGTAGAGCTTCGAGACGGTCCACGGTTCGCCGGCGTCCGGATAGGCGTCGGGGTCACCGGCACGCTCGTACGCGGCGACCGAGACCTCATGGTCCCGGATGTGGTCCGGATGCGGATAGCCGCCGTGCTCGTCGTAGGTGATCATGACGTGCGGCCGGAACTCCCGGACCACACGGACAAGGGCCTCGACCGCCTCATCGAGGTCGATGGCCGCGAACGACCCCTCCGGCACCGGCGGCAACGGGTCGCCCTCGGGCAGGCCCGAGTCGACGAATCCGAGCCACATCTGGTCGACACCGAGCGCCGCCGCCGCGTTGGCCATCTCTTCCTTGCGGATGTCACTCATCCGCTCCTTGACCCCCGGCCGGTCCATCGCCGGATTGAGGATGTCGCCACGCTCACCACCGGTGAGGGTGACCACGAGCACGTCATTGCCCTCGGCGGCATACTTCGCGGTGGTCGCGGCCCCCTTGCTGGACTCGTCGTCCGGGTGAGCATGCACGGCCATCAGACGGAGACCGGCGTGGGGTCCACCTGTGTGAGATTCGGTCACGCTTCCTCACCTTCGGATCGATACTCCTCCCATGGTAGGTATTGACGCGTGAACAGTTCAGACGGGGGCACCGGCGCAGCATCCGGCGCCGGCGAGGACCGGCCACGCAGCGGGCCCCGCGCCACCTACCCCACCGCGCAGACGGCATCGAGTCGGCGCGGCTGGTTCATCGTCCTGTCCGTGCTGGTCGTCGTGGTCGGCGTCGGCCTCGCATTCCTCGGGTTCACCAAGTTCGCCACGCCCGACGTCTCGGGGGAGGCGACCGGCTACCAGATCCTCAACCCGTCCACGGTGTCGGTGCAGTTCACGGTCACCCGCAGCGATCCCGGCCGGCCCGCGGCCTGCGTGGTGCGCGGACGCTCGCTCGACGGCGACGAGACCGGGCGCCGCGAGGTCCTGATCCCGGCCGGCTCGCAGGGCCAGATGGGTGTTCGCACGGAGGTGACCACCTCCAAGCCGCCGGTGATCGGTGAGGTCTTCGGCTGCACGACCGACGTGCCCGCCTATCTGACCTCCTCCGCCCCGTGACGACTCCCGTCCGTCAGCGCGCGGTCTTCGCGACCATCTCGACGCCGTACTACGCCTATCTGTTGGCGATGTTCGTCGGCGTCATGCTCATCAGCAACATCACCGGCACCAAGGGTGTCATCCTGTTCGACGATTGGCTGCACCTCTCCGCGGGACCGATTCAGCTGAACGGCCTGGTCACCGACGGCGCGTTCTACCTGTTCCCGCTGGCCTATGTCCTCGGTGACGTCATCAGCGAGGTCTATGGCTTCCGGGCCATGCGCCGCGCCATCTTCGCCGGGTTCGTGGTGCTGTTGATCGCGTCGATCTGCTTCTGGCTCACCATCGAGCTGCCCGCGGCCGACTTCTACGAGGGCCAGGAGGCCTTCCGGACCGTGGCCGGTGTCGTGCCGCAGTTTCTGCTCGCCGGACTCGCCGGCTACCTCGCCGGCGAGTTCCTGAACTCGTTCGTGCTCGTGAAGATGAAGGAGCGCGCCGGCGAACGCCGACTCTGGGCCCGGCTGATCAGTTCGACGGTGGTCGGCGAGTTCGCCGACACGCTGGTCTTCTGCGCGATCGCGGCAAGTGCCCTGGGCATCTCCACGTGGGGTGATTTCATCAATTACACCGTCGTCGGATTCGTGTGGAAGACGTTGGTGGAGATCGTCATCATGCCGGTGACCTACCTCGTCGTCGGGTGGCTCAAACGGGTCGAACCGAGCTATCAGGAGGCGCTCGACCACGCTCGGACAAACGGCACCGATGTGCTTTAGCTCTCAGTCACTGGTACCCTGTATCGATACACGGCTCCGCGAGGGGTCGTGTTGCTGCATTTAGAGCAGTCCATATGCCCAGGTGAAGAAATCGTCTGTGCGCGGACAACACGAAGGAGTACCGATGACCGACACACAGGTGACGTGGTTGACCCAGGAGTCGCATGACCGCCTGAAGGGCGAGTTGGATTCCCTGATCGCCAATCGACCGGTCATTGCTGCGGAGATCAACGAGCGACGCGAAGAGGGCGACCTCAAGGAGAACGGCGGCTACCACGCCGCCCGCGAAGAGCAGGGCCAGCAGGAGGCGCGGATTCGCCAGCTCCAGGAACTGCTGAACAACGCCAAGGTCGGCGAGGCGCCCACCCAGTCGGGTGTCGCTCTCCCCGGTTCGGTCGTCAAGGTCTACTACGACGGCGACGAGTCCGACACCGAGACCTTCCTGATCGCCACCCGCGAGGAGAGCGCCAAGGGCGGGTCCATCGAGACCTACTCCCCGAGCTCACCGCTGGGCGCGGCACTGATCGACGCCAAGGTCGGCGAGACACGCGAATACAACGTTCCCAGCGGCGCCGTGGTCAAGGTGACCCTGGTCAGCGCCGAGCCGTACCACGGCTGATCTGCGACAGTAAGACACTGCGGTAGCGGCCGATCTCGGGATGCCCGAGCTCGGCCGTTACGTCGTCTTCGGGTCGTCACCCACTCAGCTCCCCGACACCACCGACACCGACTCCACCGGTTCCAGTTCCGGCCAGCCGGCCTTCACGAAACTCTGTTTTGCCGCGGGAATCGCCTGCTCGCTGATCGACACACGGTCCTGCACATGAATCGCGGCGCAGAGTCGGCCGAAGAACGTGATGGTCGTCCAGAGTTCGGACTCGCCGTCGTC
This sequence is a window from Gordonia insulae. Protein-coding genes within it:
- a CDS encoding thioredoxin domain-containing protein yields the protein MGPESASHRNALDASTSPYLRQHAGNPVHWQEWGPDAMAEARRRDVPILLSIGYAACHWCHVMAHESFEDEATAAVMNRDFVCIKVDREERPDIDAVYMNATVAMTGQGGWPMTAFLAPSGDPFYCGTYFPSTARGGMPSFVQIMAAVTEAWTQRRAEIDAMGAKVREHLQANTAALPLADAAIDDRLLAHAVTTTLDDEDTVSGGFGGAPKFPPSTLLEGLIRASERTGDRTALDAVQRTCSAMARGGIYDQLAGGFARYAVDNEWVVPHFEKMLYDNAQLLRVYAHLARRTSDPLALRITEETIGFLRRDLQVAGGFASSLDADTSGVEGLTYVWSPHELTRVLGDDDGRWAAEIFGVTTAGTFEHGTSTLRLLRDPDDPVRFASVRDRLLSARGARPQPARDDKVVTGWNALVVTALVEAGAALGRPDWVELGAWCARVLMDNHIVDGRLHRSSLGGVVGRPMAALDDHAALVTALLALHQATGELSWRDEAFTLLDNTIERFADPAEPGTWFDAAGDGLITRPRDPVDGATPAGASLLAEALLIASALAPFGPATRYAELLDQTLARAVVLLAKVPRSAGHWLAVAWARWSGPLQIAVAQGVDSSGALAAQARRLAPGGTIIVAGKRDSLPLLDGRGPVDGADAAYVCRGTVCGLPVTDGDALAQQLE
- the mca gene encoding mycothiol conjugate amidase Mca, with the protein product MTESHTGGPHAGLRLMAVHAHPDDESSKGAATTAKYAAEGNDVLVVTLTGGERGDILNPAMDRPGVKERMSDIRKEEMANAAAALGVDQMWLGFVDSGLPEGDPLPPVPEGSFAAIDLDEAVEALVRVVREFRPHVMITYDEHGGYPHPDHIRDHEVSVAAYERAGDPDAYPDAGEPWTVSKLYYTHGFIKDRMVLFSDEFERHGQESPFKEWLERWERDPSRGDLMGRVTTQVDCGKYFPQRDDALRAHATQIDPNGVFFAVPLEWQQRLWPTEEFELAKTRVKTSIPESDLFAGIEEP
- a CDS encoding DUF4307 domain-containing protein, whose translation is MNSSDGGTGAASGAGEDRPRSGPRATYPTAQTASSRRGWFIVLSVLVVVVGVGLAFLGFTKFATPDVSGEATGYQILNPSTVSVQFTVTRSDPGRPAACVVRGRSLDGDETGRREVLIPAGSQGQMGVRTEVTTSKPPVIGEVFGCTTDVPAYLTSSAP
- a CDS encoding queuosine precursor transporter encodes the protein MTTPVRQRAVFATISTPYYAYLLAMFVGVMLISNITGTKGVILFDDWLHLSAGPIQLNGLVTDGAFYLFPLAYVLGDVISEVYGFRAMRRAIFAGFVVLLIASICFWLTIELPAADFYEGQEAFRTVAGVVPQFLLAGLAGYLAGEFLNSFVLVKMKERAGERRLWARLISSTVVGEFADTLVFCAIAASALGISTWGDFINYTVVGFVWKTLVEIVIMPVTYLVVGWLKRVEPSYQEALDHARTNGTDVL
- the greA gene encoding transcription elongation factor GreA — protein: MTDTQVTWLTQESHDRLKGELDSLIANRPVIAAEINERREEGDLKENGGYHAAREEQGQQEARIRQLQELLNNAKVGEAPTQSGVALPGSVVKVYYDGDESDTETFLIATREESAKGGSIETYSPSSPLGAALIDAKVGETREYNVPSGAVVKVTLVSAEPYHG